The stretch of DNA AGCCCCTCACCGCTGAGGACATCTGGGCCGCGCTGCGCGATTGCTTCGATCCAGAAGTAAAGCTGAATCTCGTCGATCTGGGACTGATTTACGACGTCGCCATTGAGCCCGATCCGAACTCAACTCCGGCCTTCCCTCGCCAGCGCGTCAAAGTCACCATGACTCTGACCACTCCGCAATGCCCGGCGAGCGGCCTCATCTTCGAACAGGTCCACAACCGGCTAGCCGGGATTCCGCAAGTGAGCAAAGTGGAGGTCGACTTGGTCTGGGAACCCAAATGGTCACCGCATCGCATCAGCGAAGCTGGCCGAAAGCAGTTGGGAATCTAGGGCCGACGGGACCTCAGTCTACTTTCGCAAAATGCTCTGAATTCGTTGCCCCTGCACGGACGC from Acidicapsa acidisoli encodes:
- a CDS encoding metal-sulfur cluster assembly factor; this encodes MAVRFAPMKLQPLTAEDIWAALRDCFDPEVKLNLVDLGLIYDVAIEPDPNSTPAFPRQRVKVTMTLTTPQCPASGLIFEQVHNRLAGIPQVSKVEVDLVWEPKWSPHRISEAGRKQLGI